The following is a genomic window from Ciconia boyciana chromosome 32, ASM3463844v1, whole genome shotgun sequence.
gggatgtggggaatctgggggacatggggatgtgggggcatggggacgtgggggacgtggggatgtgggggcatggggacgtgggggacgtgggacatgggggatctgggggacatgggggacacgggggacggggacgggggggacgtggggacagagggacgtgggggccatggggacgtggggatgtggggaatctggggacatggggatgtgggggcatggggacgtgggggatgtggggatgtggggaatctgggggacatggggatgtggggggcatggggacgtgggggacgtgggacatggggggacctggggggacatggggacacgggggcatGGAGCAATatgagggacatgggggacatgggatatgggggacatggggacgtgggggtcagggggacatgggggacatggggagacaTTGGGAtgtgggggatatggggggacatgggggacacgggggcatGGAGGGATataggggacatggggggacgtatgggggatgtgggggacgtgggacatgaggacacgggggacaggggaacatggggatggggggctgtaggggacgtggggggacgtgggggcacacgaggggacacggagggacACGGGGATGACGGAGGAcgttggggggcggggggatgcGGGGCGCCTGGAggacgtggggatgtggggggacacgggggggccgcggggggggcACGGAGGGACAGGGGGCGTGGCGGTGACCCCCGCGTCCCCCGCAGGGACCTGCTGCGCATGGGGGTGACCCTGGCTGGGCACCAGCAGCGGATCCTCGACAGCGCCCAGAGCCTGCAGAGCCCCCCCAAGGGGGACCCCCACTTCTGACCCCGCCCCTGCTGCGGCCCCGCCCCTGACAAGATGGCCGCTGGGACGCCACGGACCCGTTCTGAGGGGCTCGGCCCTGGTTGAGTCACCAAGATGGCCGCCGCAAGATGGCTGCCGTGCCAAGATGGCCGCCCCGAGATGGCCGCCAAGCCAACATGGCCACCAAGCCAAGATGGCCGCCTCGAGGTGGCCGCCGTGCCAAGAGGGCCGCCTCGCGCCCCGCCCTGTTATGCCAAAGCATGACTTTGCCCCGTGATGTCACAGCGACATCACCAGCACTGATGACATCGTCACTCGCTGCCCGTGGACTCCAGGTCGGTGATGTCACAGGGGAGCGAGGCTGTGGGTGGGGCCTGGTGCGTGACGTCACGCCCCGGGGCTCCCGTGGTGTCACCGCCCGCGACCTCAGCACCGCCTGGGAACCGCCATGACCTCATCACCACGGGGTGCCCCTCCCCGGTGACATCATAAGGCCTGGACAATGTCACAGCTCTttggccccgcccctcccgtTGAACCGAAGAGGGTGGGGCCGGGGAGGTCACGCCCAGGGGCGTGGCTTGACGCAGGCACGGTCGGGGGTGGGCGGAGCCTGAGCAGGCATGGGCGGGGTGGGCGGAGCCAGGTGGGCGGGGCCCCCAGGCGcctttattgtttctttttttaaccgATTCTGTTAATTTATGGCCCGAAGTCGGAGCCAATAAAAGCGGCGAcggcggctcccccggcccgcCCACCGTATGCAAAtgagggggcggggccaggcccgggggtgggggaggggcagcaGGTCGAGGCGTCCGGGtacctccccctccccccctccccccccccaggtccgggggtccccgggggtccTGGGTGTCACCAAGGGCCACCACGATCCCggatgtccccagggtccccattgtccccaaggccaccgtggtcccaggtgtccccaaggtccccgctgtccccattgtccccaaggccaccgtggtcccagctgtccccacggtcccagctgtccccattgtccccaaggccaccgtggtcccaggtgtccccaaggtccccgctgtccccattgtccccaaggccaccgtggtcccagctgtccccacggtcccagctgtccccattgtccccaaggccaccgtggtcccaggtgtccccaaggtccccattgtccccaaggccaccgtggtcccagctgtccccacggtcccagctgtccccattgtccccaaggccaccgtggtcccaggtgtccccaaggtccccgctgtccccattgtccccatgGTCCCCGTTGTCCCCACGGCCACCACCGTCCCAGCTGTCCCCGTTGTCCCCGTGGCCTCCAACATCCCCAAGGCCACCGTGGTCCCAGATGTCCCCCCGGTCCCCGATGTCCCCGCGGTCCCAGGCGTCCCCGGCCAGGGCCCCGGCTGTCCCCTGCAGGGTCCAGGCCAGCAGGGCCAGGCGGAGGCGGAGGTGGCCGGTGTCCCCTTGCGTCCCCTGGCCGTGTCCCCGCCCCAGCTGGGCCGCCAGCGCCGGCAGCGTGTGGCCCCCTCGGCCCAGCAGCACGTGGCGGAAGGGGGTGACCAGGGGGGACACGAAGGGGGACAGGAGCGAGGCCTCcgcctggggacggggacacggtcaacgggatggggacagggatggggacatggtcagtggggacagggctggggacagggacggggatggggacatggtcagcggggatggggacaccatcaacgggctggggacagggacaccatcagtgggatggggacggggatggggacagggacggggacacggtcgatggggacagggacacggtCAACGAGGACAGGGCCACCatcagtgggatggggacagggacagggacacggtCGATGGGGACAGGGCCACCATCAacgggctggggacagggatggggacatggtcagtgggatggggacaccatcaacgggatggggacagggacaccgtcagtgggatggggacggggatggggacagggacggggacacggtcgatggggacagggacactgtCAACGAGGACAGGGCCACCatcagtgggatggggacagggacagggacagggacacggtcgatggggacagggccaccatcagtgggatggggacagggacggggacacggtcaatgggatggggacagggatgggaatggggttggggacatggccagtggggacaggacagggcCACCATCAACGGGAAGGGGACAGGGTGACGATGACAGGTGACGGTGACGGTGCCACTCACGGCCGTGATACGGGCCTTGAGGGGAcggggtggggacagggtgatGGGTGACAGTGACATGGCCACGATGTGGGtgtggaggggacagggacggggacagggtgACGGGTGACGGTGGCGGTGACGGTGACGGTGGCGGCGACGGTGGCGGTGATGGTGACGGTGACGGTGACACTCACGGCCATGATGCGGGCGTTGAAGCCGCGGTTGAGGCGCTCGTTGGTCCCCTCCGAGCCGGCCATCTCCTGGCGCAGCGTCTCGGCCGCCCGCACGACGTCGCCGCGGGCCGAGGACAGGCACTGCAGGGACAGTCCCCGCGCCTggggggacatcggggacaccatggggacagccCAGCGCCATACTGGTTTATACTGGTCCGTACTGGTCTGACCTGGAGGGGCGCCAGGCGGCGCAGCAGCGCGTCCCCCAGGGCGCCGGGGTCCAGGGGCAgccccagtaccctcccagtaccctcccagtgcctcccagtaccctcccagtacctcccagtagCCCCCGCTACCTCCCGGTAGCCCCTCTACCCTCCCGGTGCCATACTGGTTTATACTGGTGCATACTGGTCTGACCTGGAGGGGCGCCAGGCGGCGCAGCAGCGCGTCCCCCAGGGCGCCGGGGTCCAGGGGCAgccccagtaccctcccagtaccctcccagtgcctcccagtaccctcccagtacctcccagtagCCCCCGCTACCTCCCGGTAGCCCCCTCTACCCTCCCGGTGCCATACTGGTTTATACTGGTGCATACTGGTCTGACCTGGAGGGGCGCCAGGCGGCGCAGCAGCGCGTCCCCCAGGGCGCCGGGGTCCAGGGGCAgccccagtaccctcccagtaccctcccagtgcctcccagtaccctcccagtacctcccagtagCCCCGCTACCTCCCGGTAGCCCCTCTACCCTCCCGGTGCCATACTGGTTTATACTGGTGCATACTGGTCTGACCTGGAGGGGCGCCAGGCGGCGCAGCAGCGCGTCCCCCAGGGCGCCGGGGTCCAGGGGCAgccccagtaccctcccagtgcctcccagtaccctcccagtacctcccagtagCCCCCGCTACCTCCCGGTAGCCCCCTCTACCCTCCCAGTGCCATACTGGTTTATACTGGTGCATACTGGTCTGACCTGGAGGGGCGCCAGGCGGCGCAGCAGCGCGTCCCCCAGGGCGCCGGGGTCCAGGGGCAgccccagtaccctcccagtaccctcccagtgcctcccagtaccctcccagtacctcccagtagCCCCCGCTACCTCCCGGTAGCCCCCTCTACCCTCCCAGTGCCATACTGGTTTATACTGGTGCATACTGGTCTGACCTGGAGGGGCGCCAGGCGGCGCAGCAGCGCGTCCCCCAGGGCGCCGGGGTCCAGGGGCAgccccagtaccctcccagtgcctcccagtaccctcccagtaccctcccagtagCCCCCGCTACCTCCCGGTAGCCCCCTCTACCCTCCCAGTGCCATACTGGTTTATACTGGTGCATACTGGTCTGACCTGGAGGGGCGCCAGGCGGCGCAGCAGCGCGTCCCCCAGAGCGCCGGGGTCCAGGGGCAGGCGGGCGTCGTGGCCcaggtgcagcagcagctgggcgGCCACCGCGGCCACCGCCCGGGCCAccgccggcagccgcccccgcagccgcccctgCAGCCGGCCCAGCGTGTCCTCGCGTGTCCCCAGCGCCGCCCGCGACCACCCCCCGGGCGCCtgcgggggacacgggggggacacggggacggggggacacggtcagtgatggggacacggggaggggacacgggagggacatggggacacggggggacacggtcagtgatggggacatggggagggacatggggacacggggaggggacatggggacacaggggacacggtcagtgatggggacacgggaggggacatggggacacggggaggggacacggggacacaggggacacggtcagtgatggggacacgggaggggacacggggagggacatggggacacagggggacacggtcagtgatggggacacgggaggggacatggggacacaggggacacggtcagtgatggggacacggggaggggacacggggagggacatggggacacggtgagggggacatgggggcacggggggacacggtcagtgatggggacacggggaggggacacggggacacggggaggggacatggggacacaggggacacggtcagtgatggggacatggggaggggacatggggacatggggaggggacatggggacacagggggacacggtcagtgatggggacacggggagggacacggggagggacatggggacacggggagggggacatggggacacgggggacacggtcaatgatggggacacggggaggagacatggggacatggggagggacatggggacacagggggacacggtcagtgatggggacacggggaggggacacggggacacggggagggacatggggacacagggggacacggtcagtgatggggacatggggaggggacatggggacacggggagggggacatggggacacagggggacacggtcagtgatggggacacgggaggggacacggggagggacatggggacacggtgagggggacatggggacacgggggacacggtcaatgatggggacacggggaggagacatggggacatggggagggacatggggacacagggggacacggtcagtgatggggacacggggaggggacatggggacacggggaggggacatggggacacagggggacacggtcagtgatggggacatgggaggggacatggggacacggggaggggacatggggacacagggggacacggtcagtgatggggacacggggaggggacacggggagggacatggggacacggtgagggggacatggggacacagggggacacggtcaatgatggggacacggggaggagacatggggacatggggagggacatggggacacaggggacacggtcagtgatggggacatggggagggacacggggagggacatggggacacggtgagggggacatggggacacgggggacacggtcaatgatggggacacggggaggagacatggggacacgggagggacatggggacacaggggacacggtcagtgatggggacacgggaggggacacgggagggacatggggacacggggagggacatggggacacaggggacacggtcagtgatggggacacggggaggggacatggggacatggggaggggacatggggacacaggggacacggtcagtgatggggacacgggaggggacatggggacatggggaggggacatggggacacagggggacacggtcagtgatggggacacgggaggggacatggggacatggggaggggacatggggacacagggggacacggtcagtgatggggacatggggaggggacatggggacatggggagggacatggggacacaggggacacggtcagtgatggggacagggggacacagtGAGGAGGACACGGTCAGcaatggggacatggggacaaagggggcatggggacacggtcggtgatggggacatggggacgtggggggacacggtcagtgatggggacatgggggacacgaggacgtggggggacatggTCCATggcggggacaccgggggacatggggacatctggggacatgggggtggtCAGCGATGGGGACACGGTGACAcctggggacacggtggggggACGCGGGGGCTCCCCACCTCATCGAAGCCGAGCTCCACGGCCGGGacgccggcggcggcggtgaAGGGGAAGGCGCCGCTTTCCGGGGGCAGCGGCCGgatcctggggggggggaggggacacccaGGTGTCCGGGGGGTCCCACGCGGgggacccccctcccctccccacccctcccccacaCTCACACGTCGCTCTCCCAGCCCCGTCCCGGCCTCGTCACCTGCTCCAGGAGGCTTTTCCCCCCCTCGTTGGGGCTCTCCACCttgggggggggatgggggtgagggggacCCGGGCAGCCgggacccctccccaccccgcccctccctcccccacctgGCCAAGGACGCTCTCGATGAGGTTGACCAGGGTGGGGCTGGTCTTGGCCACAAAGCGGTCGTCACctgtgggggaggggggggacccCCCAGAcgtggggggggtgggggggggatgacacccctcacccctcccccaccacccTGGGGGTCCGGGGGTGGAGTGGGGGAGGGGCTCACCCAGCACGGCCTGATCCAGGCTGATGTAGGCGGCGGCCTTGGTGTGCAGGAGGTCGGGGTACCCCTGGGGTCACAGAGGTTATGGAGGGGTCACGGAGGGGTCACGGGGGTCACGGAGGGGTCACGGGGGGTCACAGCCGTCCGGGTTCACCTCCAGCCACTCGGTGGCCCCCAAATGGCCGAATTCGCCCCCGTCCCAGCTGACGAAGAGCAACGTCCGCCGGAGCTGGAACCCTGCGGGGGccccggggggtgggggaaccCAAAGGTGGGGGGACCCAagggtggggggacccaggggtggggggacccaagggggacccaggggtggggggacccaggggtggggggacccaaggggggacccaggggtgggggacccaaggggggggggaccca
Proteins encoded in this region:
- the TFR2 gene encoding transferrin receptor protein 2, whose protein sequence is METLRRCFRGRPPGGGAVSYSRHRDPRGGGGEQQEEGDPIVRLPRPGPRPRRRTRPQPRPRLHPLATLALGSASAFLAGLLVAGIGHVPCGGGTGAGPDPGGSAPEEVGGGARAEAPPTWPRLRELLQRHLREERVEAWVREVSAGPHGAGSERGRGLAQAVLSAMVGAGLSRAWSRLQPLPLPTRGSASLAWVDAGGRELERLRLDPEAFCAWSAPGNATGGLVYGHYGRPQDLALLRGRGVSPRGNLLLLRLGRGPRPPRRARGTPTAGGSPPSPAGPPPPPGLPPSRPPPQRRRRRPPAAEGAWGGRGARVPPGAGTPPPTPGSLGRGGRGPGRLGPPRTPGSCPPLPPRRVLGGPRAPAHWGPPGRGLRYEPGPGGRRLRLSVASGTEPGTLTSVFGALEGRLEPDCYIIVGAQRDSLGPGAAASGVDTALLLELAHLFAAMGRDGFQLRRTLLFVSWDGGEFGHLGATEWLEGYPDLLHTKAAAYISLDQAVLGDDRFVAKTSPTLVNLIESVLGQVESPNEGGKSLLEQVTRPGRGWESDVIRPLPPESGAFPFTAAAGVPAVELGFDEAPGGWSRAALGTREDTLGRLQGRLRGRLPAVARAVAAVAAQLLLHLGHDARLPLDPGALGDALLRRLAPLQARGLSLQCLSSARGDVVRAAETLRQEMAGSEGTNERLNRGFNARIMAAEASLLSPFVSPLVTPFRHVLLGRGGHTLPALAAQLGRGHGQGTQGDTGHLRLRLALLAWTLQGTAGALAGDAWDRGDIGDRGDIWDHGGLGDVGGHGDNGDSWDGGGRSAHPRPCLRQATPLGVTSPAPPSSVQREGRGQRAVTLSRPYDVTGEGHPVVMRSWRFPGGAEVAGGDTTGAPGRDVTHQAPPTASLPCDITDLESTGSE